One segment of Bacteroidales bacterium DNA contains the following:
- a CDS encoding type II toxin-antitoxin system VapC family toxin, with translation MEKELICLDTSVLIDYYRKKIKSNSFFYEITNKYTLFAVSSITEYEIYIGSNSEQDKFWNDFFGQLTILAYDSKVNRTAIQIERELKKKRKQIDIPDLMIAATARTYNLKLATLNSKHFEIIDNLKLITKKP, from the coding sequence ATGGAGAAGGAGTTAATTTGTTTAGATACAAGTGTCTTAATTGATTATTATCGTAAAAAGATAAAGTCAAACTCATTTTTCTATGAGATAACAAATAAATATACCCTATTTGCAGTTTCTTCAATAACTGAATACGAAATTTATATTGGGAGTAATTCAGAGCAAGACAAATTTTGGAATGACTTTTTTGGACAGTTAACAATATTAGCATATGATTCAAAAGTCAACCGAACAGCTATTCAGATTGAAAGAGAATTGAAGAAAAAAAGAAAACAGATTGATATACCAGATTTAATGATAGCTGCCACAGCCAGAACTTATAATTTGAAATTAGCTACTTTGAACTCCAAACATTTTGAGATCATTGACAATTTAAAATTGATTACCAAAAAACCATAA